From a single Silene latifolia isolate original U9 population chromosome 6, ASM4854445v1, whole genome shotgun sequence genomic region:
- the LOC141588555 gene encoding uncharacterized protein LOC141588555, with protein sequence MEADCRKYVRHCHNCQIFANVQHVPPSMLYTMTSPWPFSTWGIDIIGKKYKIKHHKSSPYRPQKNGAVEASNKTVATILRKMIDNYREWPEKIPFVLWGYRTSIRTATGATPYYLVYEMEAVQPVELEIPSLRILLESEVPEADWVQARYNSLVTLDERRLNALYHVQLYQKRIEMAFNKKVKP encoded by the exons atggaagcAGACTGTCGGAAATATGTTAGGCACTGTCATAATTGCCAAATTTTCGCGAATGTCCAACATGTACCTCCTTCGATGTTGTACactatgacatctccctggccattttcaacttggggaatcgacataattggAAAG AAGTATAAGATCAAACATCACAAATCATCACCTTATCGCCCACAGAAAAATGGTGCGGTAGAAGCTTCCAACAAGACTGTTGCAACTATTCTAAGGAAGATGATCGATAATTATCGGGAATGGCCTGAGAAGATACCCTTTGTATTATGGGGGTATAGGACTTCAATAAGGACAGCAACGGGGGCAACCCCATATTATTTGGTGTACGAGATGGAAGCGGttcaaccagtcgagttagaaataccgtCTCTAAGAATCCTACTTGAAAGTGAGGTCCCAGAAGCGGATTGGGTCCAAGCCCGATATAATTCTCTAGTAACGCTCGATGAGCGCCGTTTAAATGCCTTATATCATGTACAACTCTACCAGAAGAGGATAGAGATGGCCtttaacaagaaggtcaaaccctga